Proteins encoded together in one Pseudomonadota bacterium window:
- a CDS encoding short-chain fatty acyl-CoA regulator family protein, with the protein MSQDKVFAGAALRRLRLSRKLTQIAMAEALGISASYLNLLERNQRPLTARLMLALSERFDFDPRLLLADEPGGGVEAMMRRFNDPQFADLAIDRQRLAEWAVNAPELMQAFARLHDSRAVSGNADDAGDNSHPAIALVRREIEKWRNYYGDLDVAAEEMADELRLANSDLYAALSDRLRSRHQIMVRVLPVEVLPDHLYRLDMHARQLQLSEMLDTSSRTFRAAYMIAQLEMRDAVQALAAGAAFDNRGAERLFQRHLYGYIAAAIIMPYGRFLRACEQTGYDIAILQRRFGAGLEEIAHRLTTLQRVGQRGLPFFMVRVDRAGQFSKRYSGASGASFVESGRSCPLWHLHHSFARPSILQVQLVESEDGKQWLTLSRTVNGNSSPARGNTPDMNGEEPAYAIGIGIAAEHASRLCAHYARVAEASGPTLIGPGCHGCHRPDCTQRATPPAGKTLLFDDRARRAAPFIFHSE; encoded by the coding sequence ATGTCTCAGGATAAAGTCTTCGCCGGTGCCGCGCTGCGTCGTCTCCGCCTGTCGCGCAAGCTGACGCAGATCGCCATGGCCGAGGCGTTGGGCATTTCCGCCAGCTATCTCAACCTGCTCGAACGTAACCAGCGTCCGCTGACCGCCCGGCTGATGCTGGCGCTGAGCGAACGCTTCGATTTCGATCCGCGGCTGCTGCTGGCGGATGAGCCGGGTGGCGGCGTTGAGGCGATGATGCGTCGGTTCAACGATCCGCAATTTGCCGATCTTGCCATTGATCGCCAGCGCCTGGCCGAATGGGCGGTCAACGCGCCTGAACTGATGCAGGCCTTTGCCCGGCTGCATGACAGCAGGGCGGTGTCTGGCAATGCCGACGATGCTGGTGATAACAGCCATCCCGCCATCGCGCTGGTGCGGCGCGAGATAGAAAAATGGCGCAACTATTATGGCGACCTCGATGTTGCGGCCGAGGAAATGGCCGATGAATTGCGGTTGGCCAATAGCGACCTCTATGCGGCACTGAGCGACAGGCTGCGCAGCCGTCATCAGATCATGGTGCGGGTGTTGCCGGTCGAGGTGCTGCCCGACCATCTTTACCGCCTCGACATGCATGCGCGGCAGTTGCAGCTTTCCGAGATGCTCGACACTTCGTCGCGTACTTTTCGTGCGGCCTATATGATTGCCCAGCTTGAGATGCGCGATGCGGTGCAGGCGCTTGCTGCAGGCGCGGCTTTTGATAATCGCGGTGCCGAACGGCTGTTCCAGCGGCACCTTTACGGCTATATCGCCGCAGCCATCATCATGCCCTATGGTCGCTTTCTGCGTGCCTGTGAACAGACCGGCTATGACATTGCCATTCTCCAGCGCCGCTTTGGCGCCGGGCTGGAGGAAATCGCCCACCGGCTGACAACATTGCAGCGTGTCGGCCAGCGCGGCCTGCCCTTTTTCATGGTCCGCGTTGACCGGGCAGGGCAGTTTTCCAAGCGCTATAGCGGCGCGAGTGGTGCCAGTTTTGTGGAAAGCGGTCGCAGCTGCCCGTTATGGCATCTGCACCACAGCTTTGCCCGGCCATCGATCCTGCAGGTGCAGCTGGTCGAAAGCGAGGATGGCAAACAATGGCTGACCCTGTCGCGTACGGTGAATGGCAATAGCAGCCCGGCACGCGGCAATACGCCGGATATGAACGGCGAGGAACCGGCCTATGCCATCGGCATCGGCATTGCGGCGGAACATGCGAGTCGGCTGTGCGCGCATTATGCGCGGGTGGCTGAGGCGAGCGGGCCGACTCTCATCGGCCCGGGCTGCCACGGCTGCCATCGTCCCGACTGCACCCAGCGCGCGACACCGCCAGCAGGTAAAACCTTGTTGTTTGACGATCGTGCCCGCCGTGCGGCACCATTTATCTTTCATTCCGAATAG
- the prsK gene encoding XrtA/PEP-CTERM system histidine kinase PrsK, whose amino-acid sequence MGLGSYLGLAGFFGHLLAAALHGGLAVWLSRNMRQNHWQQLPLVSALALLSFWALTVAWEGPEASISLFVETLRNAALLFLMFRLLRSDDSLRQPPTVTALYAVLAVVLALQPVVDGAILSFDAASAPDLLFYTSTILRMIFAVGALVLVHNLYSISAPQARFAIRLPMAALATLWFFDLNLYAVAYLLRELPPELLALRGLVIAGLMPLFALAAKRNGEWRIQLSRTVAFHSFSLFAIGLYLAAMTLAVQLLSYLVGDYARLTQVSFVFGVSIAALVLLPSNSFRAWFKVKIAKHFFQHRYDYRSEWMRFADTMSAREQDVSTLHSRIIQAVADITESGAGLLLTPDESGRFMLQERWNWSTIDVPAPACTTSTANFFSKSGYIVELDKIREGAADAVQREAIAEWMIEDRKIWVIVPLIHFDQLVGLVMLARPPLSRTLDWEDLDMLRVVGRQAASYVAEQRGQNALLESRQFEDFNRRFAFVVHDIKNIVSQLALLSRNAEKHADKPAFRKDMVETLQGTVEKLNATLSRLSNYRTARDNEIEPVETKALVEHVTTVKSTPAHRVDALAGAPMTVRADRPALEQVLLHLVQNALDASRHNAEPVLVKWFTDGMNGCIEVVDHGTGMSADFIRTSLFKPFVSTKDGGFGIGAFEAKSLVEAMDGSLHVESREGMGTRITLRLPLVIGEQQPVAPAKQVGTDTHSDKKRTIGAGQ is encoded by the coding sequence ATGGGGCTGGGTAGTTATCTCGGACTTGCCGGCTTTTTTGGTCATCTGCTCGCCGCCGCGCTGCATGGCGGCCTGGCGGTGTGGCTCAGCCGCAATATGCGCCAGAACCACTGGCAGCAATTGCCGCTGGTATCGGCGCTGGCGCTGCTCAGCTTCTGGGCGCTGACCGTCGCATGGGAAGGGCCCGAAGCATCGATCTCGTTGTTTGTCGAGACGCTGCGCAATGCCGCTCTGCTGTTCCTGATGTTCCGGTTGCTGCGCTCGGATGACAGCCTGCGTCAGCCGCCGACGGTGACTGCGCTTTATGCGGTTCTGGCGGTGGTGTTGGCCCTGCAGCCGGTGGTCGATGGTGCAATACTCAGCTTCGATGCGGCCAGCGCGCCGGACCTGCTGTTCTACACCTCCACCATATTGCGGATGATCTTTGCCGTGGGCGCGCTGGTGCTGGTGCACAATCTCTATTCGATATCGGCACCACAGGCCCGTTTCGCGATCCGCTTGCCGATGGCGGCGCTGGCGACTTTGTGGTTCTTCGATCTCAACCTTTATGCCGTTGCCTATCTGCTGCGTGAATTGCCTCCCGAGCTGCTGGCGCTGCGCGGGCTTGTTATTGCCGGGCTGATGCCGCTTTTCGCGCTGGCGGCAAAACGCAATGGCGAATGGAGAATCCAGCTTTCGCGTACCGTTGCTTTCCATTCCTTCTCGCTTTTCGCTATCGGCCTCTATCTCGCCGCGATGACGCTGGCGGTACAGCTATTGTCCTATCTTGTCGGTGATTATGCCCGGCTGACCCAGGTCAGTTTTGTCTTTGGCGTATCGATCGCGGCGCTGGTGCTGCTACCGTCGAACAGCTTCCGGGCCTGGTTCAAGGTCAAGATCGCAAAGCATTTCTTCCAGCACCGCTATGATTACCGTTCCGAATGGATGCGCTTTGCCGATACCATGAGCGCGCGCGAGCAGGACGTTTCGACGCTGCACAGCCGGATTATCCAGGCGGTCGCCGATATCACCGAAAGCGGGGCAGGCCTGTTGCTGACGCCGGACGAGAGCGGTCGCTTCATGCTGCAGGAACGCTGGAACTGGTCGACCATCGATGTGCCGGCTCCGGCCTGCACCACATCGACGGCCAATTTCTTTTCCAAATCCGGCTATATCGTCGAACTCGACAAGATACGCGAAGGCGCCGCCGATGCGGTGCAGCGTGAGGCGATTGCCGAGTGGATGATCGAGGACAGGAAAATCTGGGTCATCGTACCGTTGATCCATTTCGACCAGCTGGTCGGGCTGGTGATGCTGGCACGACCGCCGCTGAGCCGGACGCTGGACTGGGAAGATCTCGACATGCTGCGCGTTGTCGGGCGTCAGGCCGCGAGCTATGTTGCCGAGCAGCGCGGGCAGAATGCGCTCCTGGAATCGCGCCAGTTCGAGGATTTCAACCGCCGGTTTGCTTTTGTCGTGCACGACATCAAGAACATTGTCAGCCAGCTGGCACTGCTGTCACGCAATGCCGAAAAGCATGCCGACAAACCCGCTTTTCGCAAAGACATGGTCGAAACATTGCAGGGCACGGTGGAGAAGCTCAACGCCACTTTGTCGCGGCTTTCCAATTATCGCACGGCCCGCGACAACGAGATCGAACCGGTCGAGACCAAGGCGCTGGTGGAGCATGTTACAACAGTCAAATCGACCCCGGCGCACCGGGTTGATGCGCTGGCGGGTGCACCGATGACGGTCAGGGCTGATCGCCCGGCACTCGAACAGGTGTTGCTGCATCTGGTGCAGAATGCGCTCGATGCCAGCCGACACAATGCCGAGCCGGTGCTGGTCAAATGGTTCACGGACGGCATGAACGGCTGTATCGAAGTTGTCGACCACGGCACCGGCATGAGCGCCGATTTCATCCGCACCAGCCTGTTCAAGCCGTTCGTTTCGACCAAGGATGGTGGCTTCGGCATCGGTGCTTTCGAAGCGAAATCGCTGGTCGAGGCGATGGATGGCAGCCTGCATGTTGAAAGCCGCGAGGGCATGGGCACCCGCATTACCTTGCGGTTGCCACTGGTGATTGGGGAGCAACAGCCAGTGGCACCGGCAAAACAGGTCGGGACAGACACACATTCCGATAAAAAACGCACCATAGGAGCAGGTCAGTGA
- a CDS encoding TIGR03013 family XrtA/PEP-CTERM system glycosyltransferase — MFRLFKHYVPHAVVLMGLIDFVLLLISAEAAWQFRTAQLGLDEGPFADRAVPVLSFAILQQVAMIAVGTYGTDAVLRLRFAMARLAVAVSLGVIFLSLMFFLLPGTTLWRSILLYAMIMAIVLLVANRLILGGILGTGAFRRRLLVLGAGRRAQRIQELGERPDSGFVVVGFVGMGDGEHAITEAINRSAINNLAKYVENLNVSEVVLALEERRNALPLQDLLRIKTTGVHVNDLSSFFERETGRVDLDSVNPSWLIFSDGFSSGRWLSSIAKRLFDIIASLILLVIFLPVILLFALLVKLDSKGPAFFRQERVGLYGQTFNIIKLRSMRTDAEGDGKAVWAEKNDPRITRIGRFIRRTRIDELPQAWSVLKGEMSFVGPRPERPEFVADLETKMRFYAERHMVKPGITGWAQINYPYGASIEDSRHKLEYDLYYAKNYTPFLDILILLQTLRVVLWADGAR, encoded by the coding sequence ATGTTTCGCCTGTTCAAACATTATGTGCCGCATGCCGTGGTTCTCATGGGGCTTATCGACTTTGTGCTGTTGCTGATTTCGGCAGAGGCAGCATGGCAGTTCCGTACCGCCCAGCTGGGACTTGATGAAGGGCCATTTGCCGATCGCGCGGTTCCGGTATTGAGCTTTGCCATATTGCAGCAGGTGGCGATGATTGCGGTCGGCACCTACGGCACCGATGCGGTGTTACGACTGCGCTTCGCCATGGCGCGACTGGCCGTGGCGGTGTCGCTCGGGGTGATATTCCTGTCGCTGATGTTCTTCCTGTTGCCGGGCACCACTCTGTGGCGCTCGATCCTGCTCTACGCGATGATCATGGCTATTGTGCTGCTGGTCGCGAACCGGCTGATACTGGGCGGGATACTGGGCACCGGTGCGTTTCGCCGCCGGCTGCTGGTTCTCGGTGCCGGTCGCCGGGCGCAGCGCATCCAGGAACTGGGCGAACGCCCGGATAGCGGCTTTGTTGTTGTCGGCTTTGTCGGCATGGGCGATGGTGAACATGCCATCACCGAGGCGATCAACCGTTCGGCGATCAACAATCTCGCCAAATATGTCGAGAACCTCAATGTCAGCGAGGTGGTATTGGCGCTGGAGGAGCGGCGCAATGCGCTGCCGCTGCAGGATCTGTTGCGGATCAAGACCACCGGCGTCCATGTCAACGATCTGTCGAGCTTTTTCGAGCGCGAGACCGGGCGTGTCGACCTGGATTCGGTCAACCCCAGCTGGCTGATATTTTCGGACGGCTTTTCATCGGGCCGCTGGCTATCGAGCATCGCCAAGCGCCTGTTCGACATCATTGCCAGCCTGATATTGCTGGTCATCTTCCTGCCGGTAATCCTGCTGTTCGCGCTGTTGGTGAAGCTCGACAGCAAGGGGCCCGCCTTTTTCCGACAGGAGCGTGTCGGGCTATACGGGCAGACCTTCAACATCATCAAGCTACGTTCGATGCGTACCGATGCCGAGGGTGATGGCAAGGCGGTCTGGGCTGAGAAAAACGACCCGCGCATCACCCGGATCGGCCGATTCATCCGGCGGACGCGAATTGACGAGCTACCGCAGGCATGGAGTGTGCTCAAGGGCGAGATGAGCTTTGTCGGGCCGCGACCGGAACGACCGGAATTCGTTGCTGATCTCGAAACCAAGATGCGCTTCTATGCGGAGCGGCACATGGTCAAGCCGGGCATTACCGGCTGGGCCCAGATCAACTATCCCTATGGCGCATCGATCGAGGATTCCCGCCACAAGCTTGAATATGATCTGTACTACGCCAAAAACTACACGCCGTTTCTGGATATATTGATTCTGCTGCAGACGCTGCGTGTGGTGCTCTGGGCCGATGGAGCGCGGTGA
- the aceA gene encoding isocitrate lyase, giving the protein MTDFNTLVPAVPGRFNGINRPYSADDVARLRGSVAVEYTLAKRGAEKLWDLLRTEDYINALGALSGNQAMQMVRAGLKAIYLSGWQVAADANVAGAMYPDQSLYPANSGPELAKKINRTLQRADQIEHSEGGATRDWFAPIVADAEAGFGGPLNCFEIMKAYIEAGAAGVHFEDQLASEKKCGHLGGKVLIPTQAHIRNLNAARMAADICGVATVIVARTDAESAKLITSDVDERDHEFLTGERTPEGFFRLKEGTGVDHCIKRGIAFAEHADLLWWETSKPNLDDAKRFAEAVQKAHPGKMMAYNCSPSFNWEANLDKDTIARFQRELGAMGYKFQFVTLAGFHQLNYGMFELARGYKDRGMAAYSELQQAEFGAEDNGYTATRHQREVGTGYFDAVATAIGGGQSSTTALADSTEADQFKKDAA; this is encoded by the coding sequence ATGACTGATTTCAACACCCTTGTCCCGGCTGTTCCGGGCCGCTTCAATGGTATAAACCGTCCCTATTCCGCTGATGATGTCGCCCGGCTGCGCGGCTCGGTCGCGGTCGAATATACCCTGGCCAAGCGCGGTGCCGAGAAGCTGTGGGACCTGCTCCGCACCGAGGATTATATCAACGCGCTCGGCGCGCTGTCGGGCAACCAGGCGATGCAGATGGTGCGCGCCGGTCTGAAAGCCATCTATCTCTCCGGCTGGCAGGTCGCCGCCGATGCCAATGTCGCCGGTGCCATGTATCCTGACCAGTCGCTCTATCCGGCCAATAGTGGCCCGGAACTGGCCAAGAAGATCAACCGTACATTGCAACGAGCCGATCAGATCGAGCATAGCGAAGGCGGAGCGACACGCGACTGGTTCGCGCCAATCGTCGCCGATGCCGAAGCCGGTTTCGGCGGCCCGCTTAACTGTTTCGAGATCATGAAAGCCTATATCGAAGCGGGCGCTGCCGGTGTCCATTTCGAGGATCAGCTGGCATCGGAAAAGAAATGCGGCCATCTCGGCGGCAAGGTGCTGATCCCGACCCAAGCGCATATCCGCAACCTCAATGCGGCGCGCATGGCTGCCGATATCTGCGGTGTGGCGACGGTAATCGTCGCCCGCACCGATGCCGAAAGCGCCAAGCTGATCACCTCGGATGTCGATGAGCGCGACCACGAATTCCTCACCGGCGAGCGTACGCCCGAAGGCTTTTTCCGTCTCAAGGAAGGCACTGGCGTCGACCATTGCATCAAGCGCGGCATCGCTTTCGCCGAACATGCCGACCTGCTGTGGTGGGAGACCTCCAAGCCTAATCTCGACGATGCCAAGCGCTTTGCCGAAGCGGTGCAGAAAGCGCATCCGGGCAAGATGATGGCCTATAACTGCTCGCCCAGCTTCAACTGGGAAGCCAATCTCGACAAGGACACCATCGCCAGGTTCCAGCGCGAGCTGGGTGCCATGGGCTACAAGTTCCAGTTCGTCACGCTGGCCGGCTTCCACCAGCTCAATTACGGCATGTTCGAGCTGGCCCGTGGCTATAAGGATCGCGGCATGGCAGCCTATTCGGAGCTGCAACAGGCAGAATTCGGTGCTGAAGACAATGGCTATACCGCCACGCGCCACCAGCGCGAGGTCGGCACCGGCTATTTCGATGCCGTTGCCACCGCCATCGGTGGCGGTCAGAGCTCAACCACGGCTCTGGCTGACAGCACCGAGGCTGACCAGTTCAAGAAGGACGCTGCCTGA
- the prsR gene encoding PEP-CTERM-box response regulator transcription factor, producing MSDNDNTHDAQLPKLLIVEDDEGLQTQLKWAYDDYQVLQAHNREEAITLLRAEQPAVVTLDLGLPPDPDGTSEGFATLEEIIALKPDTKVIVASGHGARQSALDAIAKGAYDFYQKPVDIDELGHIVARAFHLHAIEAENARLAEASDGSEKVLGRIITAAPEMLKVAHTIERVAPTSASVMLLGASGTGKELLARGLHDHSDRRANAFIAINCAAIPENLLEAELFGHEKGAFTGAIKTTEGKIEQAHGGTLFLDEVGDIPLPLQVKLLRFLQERVIERIGGRKPIAVDTRIVCATHQDIDQMQRDGTFREDLYYRLAEIVVTIPTLAERPGDTILLARHFLNRMAQEFNPKVKGFAADALRRIDEWPWPGNVRELENRVKRAVIMADGKLVHAEDLDLPGDDADDDDGDMPLNIKAAREESDRKVIRRALARSEGNISSTARLLGISRPTLYDLLKQYELQPGATAKTAVK from the coding sequence GTGAGCGATAACGACAACACGCATGACGCACAGCTGCCCAAACTGCTCATCGTCGAGGATGATGAAGGGCTGCAGACCCAGCTGAAATGGGCTTATGACGATTATCAGGTGCTCCAGGCGCATAATCGTGAGGAAGCGATCACCCTGTTGCGCGCCGAGCAACCGGCGGTGGTGACGCTCGATCTCGGCCTGCCGCCCGATCCGGACGGCACCAGCGAGGGCTTTGCCACGCTGGAGGAGATTATCGCGCTCAAGCCGGATACCAAGGTGATCGTCGCCTCCGGTCATGGAGCGCGGCAGAGCGCTCTCGATGCCATCGCCAAGGGTGCCTATGATTTTTACCAGAAGCCCGTCGATATTGATGAGCTGGGCCATATCGTTGCCCGTGCCTTTCACCTGCATGCAATAGAGGCGGAGAATGCGCGGCTGGCTGAAGCCTCGGACGGCAGCGAAAAGGTGCTTGGCCGGATCATCACCGCAGCACCGGAAATGCTGAAAGTGGCACATACTATCGAGCGGGTCGCGCCGACCAGCGCTTCGGTCATGCTGCTGGGTGCCAGCGGCACCGGCAAGGAGTTGCTGGCGCGCGGACTGCACGATCATAGCGACCGCCGGGCCAACGCCTTTATCGCAATCAACTGTGCGGCAATTCCGGAAAACCTGCTCGAGGCCGAGCTTTTCGGTCATGAGAAGGGGGCGTTTACCGGTGCCATCAAGACCACCGAGGGCAAGATCGAACAGGCGCATGGTGGCACGCTGTTCCTCGACGAGGTCGGCGATATTCCGTTACCGCTGCAGGTGAAATTGCTGCGCTTTCTGCAAGAGCGGGTGATTGAGCGCATTGGCGGCCGCAAGCCAATCGCTGTCGACACCCGTATCGTCTGCGCCACGCACCAGGATATCGACCAGATGCAACGCGACGGTACTTTCCGCGAAGACCTTTACTACCGCCTTGCCGAGATTGTCGTCACCATTCCCACACTGGCCGAGCGGCCCGGCGATACCATCCTGCTGGCGCGCCATTTCCTCAACCGCATGGCGCAGGAGTTCAACCCCAAGGTCAAGGGCTTTGCCGCTGATGCGCTGCGGCGGATCGATGAATGGCCATGGCCGGGCAATGTCCGCGAACTGGAAAACCGGGTCAAGCGTGCGGTGATCATGGCCGATGGCAAGCTGGTTCATGCCGAGGATCTCGACCTGCCGGGCGATGATGCCGATGATGATGACGGCGACATGCCGCTCAACATCAAGGCGGCACGCGAGGAATCGGATCGCAAGGTTATCCGCCGTGCACTGGCCCGCAGCGAGGGCAATATCTCCAGCACCGCGCGGTTGCTCGGAATCAGTCGCCCGACGCTGTATGATCTGCTGAAACAATATGAGCTGCAGCCCGGAGCCACCGCAAAAACAGCGGTGAAATGA